ACTTTGATAGTAGCATTTTGCATATTAATAGGCTTTAGAATATAGAAATAGTTTTTATCAAAATAATTATCATCATCCTCATTAAAAAGGTTAATACTACTTTGAAGAAGGATAACACTCTCACCTTCGCTAAGATTAAAGTGCATATTTGATATATTTCGTGTTTTAATCTCTAAATCTGTCTCTCCAGAGAGTAAAACAACACCTTCCTGTGTAGAGGTGTTGAAAGATTTAATTATTCCTAGCCTAGAGATAAAGATGTTTCTGTAAGTCCATAGTTTGATCTCTTCTTGTGTTAGTGCTGAACCTTTCATTTGGCTATTCATTCTGTATATTTCATAATTCAAGTTCATATTTATTTAGCTTCTCCTTTGATATTTAAATAATTAGAGTCATCATAAAGTTTCAAGGTAAGTGAGCACTCACCAGTATTGCTTAAAGCAGCACTAGTCTCTATAATGCTACTCTTAACTTCACTCCCCAGAGAGTCTAGAAATTTGACCCTATCACCAACTTTTAGTTTGTGTGTATACATAATCTTGGCATTCCAATATATAAGTCTTATATTGCGGGTACTTCCGATAGCAATTTCTTGTTGCGGGATAAAGTGAAGACCAAAATCTTCAAGTAGTAAATAATTTGTATGTCCAGCTTCAGGTGTTGCGTTAGTAAAGATATAATTACACTCAACATGCTCAAGTCCTAGAGTTGATTCTTTAATAATTTGTCTTTGATCTTTAGGTATAATATCTGTTCTAACACTTTGAACATACTTTTTAGTTATCTTTTCAATAAACTCAAGAGGAGTATTTGCACAAAAACTCTCATCTATAATTTTTGTTCTATCAGCATAACTCATATTGATTATATGTCTATTAGGAAATGCTATAGAGATGGCATTCTCTACACTCATGCCTTGAAATTGATTTATGTCAAGTTTGCGATTGAAATAATTACTTTTTGTTGACAGATGAACTTCAAGATCAACACTAAAATCACCAGTATCATAATCAGTACTCATAGGAACACCTAAATACCCTGACATAATAAAATCATAATCTCTAGAGTCAGCAAACTTTTTATAAAATATCTTTACAATATCTCCTTCATTTACATTACGAGTAAAATCAAGAGATAAGTTCCAAAGAGTTAGCTTGCTTCTCTTTGCACACACATAATTATTGCTTGAGTAAATATCAGATATTGATATGTCAATGTGTATACCGTCTTGAGTGTCAATTATGATTTTAGGTTTTTCTTCTGATGTGCTAGTTTGACTTAGGTTATAAAATTCGATTTTAAAGTCGTATTTGATAAGCCTGAGATCCATTTTCTTATCCTTTATATACATTAAATGTTTTAAGAACTTCTAATGTGAGACTAATTTCAACCTCATCAAGGTATACTGTGTCTTTAAGGGTAAGAGATGTAATTGCAACTATGCTTCTAAACCCTAGAGTTGGGCTGTAGAGGCTAAATGGAACACTCTCTTGAACTCTGTTAACCAGTTGTTGTTTTGCTAAATTACTAGTATGAGGAAAAATTAACTTTCCAAAAGCCGTACTGGTTGAAAAATTAAGCAGTTCCTTATAAGCACTAGTTAATACAGCATTATTTAGTGTGATAACTTCGCCAGTAAAAGTTGGATTGTAGCTTACATATTCAGCTTTACGTGTATAATAGTCAATTACAGGACGTTTTGAACATGTTGTGGTGTAAGTTGTGCTAATTAGTTCACTTTTAGGTAGAATGAAGAACCCTTGAGGGACATATCCAAGTCCTTTAAAGTCCATCCTTGGACATAAACTTAAGAAATTATATGCCATAAACACAGTAGAGATTTCATTAAATGTTTCTTTAAGAATATTTGTTATTTGTGATGGTGTAAGATTTAAAGGGTCTAGGGTTGCCTTTAGGGGTGCTGTGTCTTTGTATTTATAAGTAAAATCAGTTGTAAATTGTGATATCATATATTTAAGGTGTCCTTATACTTGAATCTTCTTCTGTTTTAAGTTTATCAAGACTCTTACCACCATCTCCGCCTAAAAATTTAGGAAGTATTGCTTTAAGTCTTGCAATTAATGCGTCTAGAGAAAAAATACTTTTAATGCCCTTTATTAAAGGGTCGGTAACATGTGTTTGAAAATTAAACGTTAAAGCCCAATCGAGTATTTTGTTTAAAGAAGTAACTAACGGTTCTAATACCTTGGCAGTAAGTTTTGAACCTGTGTCATTAAGCTTTTCTAAGCTACTTTTAGCCTCTTCGCTCGAGCTTGAGTAAGTAGGAAATTTAAGTGAGTTCCAATCGTTAATTACTTCCTTTAGTTTATGACTTCTGTAATCAAGGGCCTGGCCTGGTGCTAATATGTCATATTCCATTGCAGCTCGTTCATTATATTTACCAGTAAACTCTTTAAATGAGCTCATAATGTCATAAAGAGTACTGCTTTTACCTTGCAAGAATTCTACTACTGCTTTGGTAGCCGAGTTAGTATCATCAACAACCCCAGTAGATTTAAGCTTTGCAGCAAATTCTACTGCCTTTTTAAGATTACTTTCATTGTTTTGACCTAAAAATACAAGTTCTTTTCTAATTATCCCAGCCAAGTTTAGGAAATCTTCTCTCTCTAAATCCCTTTCAAATCCGGAAATTCCTTTAAGCATACCACTTAGTGATTTCTTCTCACCTTCTGTAAATACTTTTGAAGTAATTGAATGTGTTTTACTTAATTTTGCATTGTCTTCTAAAGATTTCTTAGCATAACTAAATATTCCCGAAGCACCACTACTAACAGCATTTCCAAGAGCAGTCCCAGCAGCGATTTTTAAAATACTAGCGCCTTTAAGAATACTATTTTGAACGGTTTTGTTAAGTGCTATTTCTTTGTGCCCTCCACGTTTCAAATTTTCATATTCTAGTCGTCTTAGCTCTTTAGTTGACATTAAGGAATGCTTGAATGCTTTTCGCCTAGCGTTTTCAAATGTGTATCCAAGCTTAATGAGTTTTTTAGTCTCACTGAGTCTAAACTTTTCTACACCCTCCCTTAAACGTTCATATTTGTTTTGTTTGGCCAGTTCACGTTTCTTCTCATATAAATTGTGTTTTAATATATCCTTAGTACTCTTTAGATGTGATCGCTTAGGTTTAATTAAACGTTCTAGTTTAGAAATGTCTCTCTCTAAAGATTTGCGAGTTGATGCGTGATCAAGTACACCTTTAAATTTAATTGTAAATTTTGTTGTGTTCATAATACACCTTTACTAAGGAACATTTCAAATATTTGCTTTTCAAGTTTAAGTTCAGATATTTTGTTAACTTCCATTAAATCTTTATAATTTAGTGTTTTGACGTCATTTAAAGTGCAAACACCCATGATAATTGGAAAGAAATATTTGTTTTGTTTTATCTCTTCAAGTAGCTTAAAATATTCAAGCTTAGTTTCATGTAATACTTGTATATACTCATTACTACTGCTTTTCATAAATTTTAAATACCTTCTATATTTTGATATTTTGTATTATCTCTTCATAATTCCAACTATCATCAATGTAATCAAATTGTATAAAGCCACTAGTATTATTTAGATAATGACTTAAGTAAACTAAATTTGGTCTCTTAAAGTCAGGATCTGATTTGAATGTATCAAACTGAATTGAGTAAAGTATGGCTTGAAGATATTCTTTATAGTAAGTAATGTACTCTCTATTTTCATTTAAGATAAGATAAAATTCATCTAAAAAGCCAGGTTTAATCATTAAATTAGTAATTTCGCTTAAGTATTTAATTTCATTTAGTTTATGTATGCCTTCACTTTGTGAAAATCCTAATATAGAGTCCCACTTGTAAACAGGAAGTACTCTAACTTCAAATGTATGCGTCTTACTTTTAGTTAAAATATTCATTTTGTAACGTGTAATCACAAATCCTCCTTAATTATTAAATTTAATTGTCAACTGTGCATCCAACAGCTCTTATCTCAAAAGTAACTTTTTCAGCTTCAACAGAGTAACTTCTTGAAGGTTCTTCTGCAAAAAATGCAGAGTTAGATATGATTTTGATGTCTTCTAGGTCATTGAATACTAAATCTAACATTCTTTCATTTTTACTTTTGGATATGTTATAAAATTGGTCTTTTGAAAGCTTTGTTAGGAGTTTGTAATCATAAGTACCAATTGAAACCTCAATATTGAATATGAAAACAATGGTTCTAGGGTCTCTAAAGCTAACTACAGGCATTCCTCTATCTTCACTGCTAGCTACCGCTCTTGTTGTAGGTTCACTTGTAAGTTCTAACTTACCGCTTTGAATCTCATGGCCGCCAATAGAGAAAACTATGTTTCTTAAATCATAACATTGTGTCATTTCTTAAGTCTCCTTTAAGCTATTTAAGTAATTTTGTATATCTTGTGCTGTAATGTTTAGAAGAACGGCGTTCATAGAGTAGTTATAAGTAATCTCTAGTGATAAGAAAAGCTTTAGAGCTTGTGTTGGTGATATTTGGATTTTAAGATTAGAGTACGCAACAATTACACCCCTATCAATGAAACGTTTAAGCATACACTCAACAGCCGCACTGTAAGCATTGTCTCGCTTACCTGAGAGTTGCAATTCTGATAATTTACTATTTTGTCTGTTATTAAAATTCCATACTCTAATAAGCTGTGATGTAAGTTCATATTTGATATAATGATAAGTGAAAATTTCATCAATTGGAGCACCTTCAAGTGTGACTCCTTCTTTAAAAGCTTTAACACCATCAAGACCAGTTTCATTAAGCAGTGCATAAAAATTAATATTCGCGTTCCTAAGTTTAGAAATTGTATCATTATCAGTAATAGGCTCCAAGCTGCTAAATTTGAGTCCATAAGGATTAGCAGCTTGAAATATGCTAGCTTCATGTAAGTATTTAGATATAAATCTTAAGTGAAGATGTGCATTACCTTGTGAGTGGATAACAATAATTTTAGATTTAGAATTCGCACCATCTTTAAACAACTCTTTTACTTCAGATTCTTTTGTTGCAAATACAAAAAAGTGCTTATCGTCTTTAAAATGTGTATAATCATCTTTGTAAAGGGTAAGCCCATCATCACCACCACTGTTATTTACGTAAGTGTTTATAAGTACAATAAATGTATATCTATTGTCTTTAAGCTCTGATTTTATTGCTTTTGCTTCAGTGCCTTCTTTATATATGAGTAGTTTAGCTGATTTAAGTCCAGAATCACCTGCTGAGAAGAATGCTTGGATTGCTCCTTTTAAGTATTCCTTCTCTTTACCAAATTCATCATCACTATTACTTCCTTCCTTCTCAAGTACGTCAATCTGTCTCTCAAAGCTATTTATATTTAAGTTTAATATCTTAATCTTAGGCGTTGTGGTGTTAACTTTAATTTTGGAACATTTGTACACAAGTAAAGGCGTGTAGTAATTTACATAATTTATATCTAATTTAGAATGTACCAAATTCACACTAATTGTATCTTGTGGCATTTACTTCTCCTCCTTAATTAGTTGTTCGATTACTTGCACACTAGCTTTAAAAGCTTGATTGCAACAATATGCAGCATTGCTATAATTAGAATCAATTTTAACAAGTCCACTATTTTGCATATTTGTTGTAGGATAAATATAAAAATTAAGTTCAGTTAAGTACCGCTCATCTTCACTTTGCAGCGTTACCTTATGAGTATTCTCATAAAGAAAATCACTAAGTAGACTATAGATTTGAAACATTGTGTAATAAGCATCCTTGTCTTTAGAGCTTATAACCTGACTTAAGATGAATATTTGAAAATTCAGGACAAACTCATTTACATTCTTATAAAATGCACCAGCTCTTGAGCCTAATGTTAAGTCATCCATATTTTCAAATTTAATTGCAATAATGTTTGCACACTCAAGAGTGTATTTAGACATGTATGGATGATTGTATGTATTAATTAAATCTAAATTTAGAGCTAATTTAGAAGTACGTTCTTTAAAATTTTTAAAATATGAGATTAAGCTTTTATGTATGTCTTTTGTACTTAATATCACTCATTTATCCTATAGCTAATAGAATTTATCATCTCTTCAGTATCAACTAGAGTAACTTCTGGATGATGCGAACCTTTATCTCTCTTAAAGTCAATTGTCTTGCTAGATAGTGCGGGTTTTACCTTTTTTGACATGACATAATTTGTGTAATAAGTAATAAATGCTTCTCCTATTGCTTGCATGCCTTTTTTTGGACTTTTAAGAAAACAGGTTCTTATATAAGGTGTATTTATATACTCTCTAAATTCATAAGCCTCAGCTACAGAATAAAGATGTGACCTTATAGGCAATTTGCTACTACCCATCTGATGAAGACTTGCAATTTTAGCATTGCGTTTATCAAACCAACCAATCTCTACTTCCATTCTACTTCCTTCAAAATCATAGTAAGATAGCCAATACTAGAGTCGATACTTAAAATTTCATAAAATGTACTTTGAGCTGAAATTCTATCTTTAAGTTCAAACTCTAGACTAGAGGTAGTATAAAGTTTATGAAGTGACTTAACATCATAAAGATTAATTTCAGGCAAGCTTGCAAGCGTGTCAGCTTTGATACTAAAGAGTACTCCTGTAAACTTGCTAAACTTACCCTTATCATAAGTTATCTCATGAGAATCTAACTCCTCGCACTTAGAGTAATTACCTTTGTGAAGTTTTAAATTCTCTTCATTTTGAAAGTAAGAGATTACTCTTGATGCTAGTCTTGAAAACCCATTTCTAACGTTACTAATCACTTTATAAATCCTATACAACAAGAGGGCATGTTTGTTTGGCTTTTTAGAGCACCAAGCAGCGATTCAAACTGTTTACAAAAACTTAAATTATTATTAGCCTCATTACTAGCAGGATGATATGAAATTTCAAGCTCATTTAGCTTTTCATTTTTAATCCTCTCAAGGCCAAATTCACGTATTACTCCTGCTTGACTTAGCTTGCAACCTATATAGTAACAAAGCAGTAATATCAGACTTGAGGAGCTAAGCATACGAGCATCAATGCTTTCAGTAATTATTATCATCTCAAGTAATTCTGTGTAAGTTTCAAACTGTGTAAATGATAATATGTCTTCATTTAAGTTAAGTAAACTTAAGACTTTACTGTGAAGTGTTTGAAGCTCAGCTAACATCAAATTCTCCTAACTTTGCTTAATATCAACTCTCAAAATAGTATTATCTATTGCTAAGAGACCACCAAGTACAAAATCAAGGTATGAATGTGCAACATCACTTGAATTCTTATCAATTTGTTCATTTAACATTGGCAACATGTACTTACTTGGTTTAAATTTAATAAGATTAGGACTCATTGGATAAATTAGTATCTGATTTTGAAGTAAGTTACTTGTCTGTATATATACTTCTCTTCTATTATTAACAGCCTTTATGGTCTTAATAAGGAAGTCTTCCCATGAATCATTAGAAGAATAGGTGTTAGATGATGAGGACGTATTTGTTATTGCATATGGTTTGATAAGTTTCAAACTGGTTTGTGGATCAACTAATACCATAAATGGTGTTGAGAATTCATCTCCTAGCTCTAATTTTGCAAGTCCTGACTCAATCTTTTCAAATATCTTATCCATTTTATCTTTATTAGTTTGTTCAACTTCTTCTTTAACTTGATTTGGCATATTAAGAAGGCCATACATATTAGGAAGCATGCGTTTTTGATTCTTACCATCTCTCTGGATTGAAACATCACCTGTTAAGATAAACTGGTCAATAAGTTTAATAATTTCATTACTTGCAAGCTTATATGCTTGCTCAAAGGTCAGTAAATTGTTATTTACATCACCCGTATAATCTACTTTAAATGTTTTTTTTAAATGTCTAAACCTGTACTGTAACTTCAGGTAATCAAGCTTGATTGATTCTGATTTAAATCCTATTGTTGCAATAGAATGATTAAATTCATTTACTAACGTTGTTGGATTAGCGTTAAGAAACGCATTACATTTTACTACGTTGATATAATTACAGGAAGTAGCGTTCTCTTCAATTTGTTTACTTGAAAACCACTTATAAAACATTGGTTCTCTTACATCACTCTCTAACCCTACTATTTCTCTATCATTAGATTCGTCATTAAATTCTAACATCAAATTCTCCTAACTTTGTTTAATATCAACTCTTAAAATAGTATTTGCTGTTGCTAAGAGACCACCAAGCACAAAATCAAGGTATGAATGTGCAATAGTAGTTGAATCCTTATCAATTTGTTCATTTGGAATTGGCAACATGTATTTACTTGGTTTAAATTTAATAAGCTCTGCATTTAATGGATAAATTAGTATCTGATTTTGAAGTAAGTTACTTGTCTGTATATATACTTCTCTTCTATTATTAACAGCCTTTATGGTCTTAATAAGGAAGTCTTCCCATGAATCATTAGAAGAATAGGTGTTAGATGATGAGGACGTATTTGTTATTGCATATGGTTTGATAAGTTTCAAACTGGTTTGTGGATCAACTAATACCATAAATGGTGTTGAGAATTCATCTCCTAGCTCTAATTTTGCAAGTCCTGACTCAATCTTTTCAAATATCTTATCCATTTTATCTTTATCGCTACTTTGAACTTGTTCTTTAACTTGTTTTGGCATATTAAGAAGTCCGTACATATTAGGAAGCATGCGTTTTTCATTCTTACCATCTTTCTGGATTGAAACAGCACCTGTTAAGATAAAATGGTCAATAAGTTTAATAATTTCATTACTTGCAAGCTTATATGCTTCTCTAAAGGGGAGTAAATTATTATTTACATCACCTGCATAATCATTATTTTTATAAAATTTCTCAGCGGTTTGCTTTAAATGTCTAAACCTGTACTGTAAGCTAAGGTAATTAAGCTTGATTGACTCTGATTTAAATCCTATTGTTGCAATAGTATTAACTTCATTTACTAATGTTGTAGGATTTGCATCAAGAAACGCATCCCATTTTATTGTTTTTAAGTATCCTATCGTTAAATTGACATCTTCGATTTGTTCATTTGAAAACCATTTGTAAAATACTGGTGTCTTTATCTCCGGGAATACATTTGCTATTTCTTTAGCATAATAGTTTTGGTCATATAATTCTGACATTTTTAAACTCCTTTAATTTATTAACTTGGCTTACCTTTATTACCATAAACAGCCACATGTACTATGTAAAGGTTATCCGTACTATCAATTTCGATTGAATCTGACAATGCTACTGCATTAATTTTGTTATTACTTGAAGTATTCTTTTCAACTTGTCCATTTGAGTTAAATTTAAGCTTATCTTTTCTCTTTATAGAATTATCTTTAGCAACAAGATACCCTTGAAATATATTTGTAATAGGAATTACTGTTGCAGTTTGTGTAAATTCATCAACATCTATGCATATTCCATAAAGGTCATCCTCACCTCCAGCTTCAACATGTGGTTCATAGTGTGGCTGTCCTTCAACAAAAGGATCTACAACACGTTTTACTCCTCTTTTGTATGGATAGCCTTTAAAGAAGTAATTCTCTAACTTGTCATGCTTACCAGTTAGAGTCCCGCCAGAATTACTAAAATGTAAATTCTTATCTCTAAAATCAGTAGTGTTACTAAAGACACAACCATCATTGCTAGGATTCTTCATTAGCTTTTTTAGTTTTTTAGCTTGTTCTTCATATTTATTTACTAACTCAGTTACACTTGACACTGTAATCCTCCTATTTTAAGAAATTGCCTTATTACCATAAAGAGATATCTTTACTAAATACAATTTATAATCTTCTTGCCCTCGCTTATCATCCTCATCAGTAAGGTGTAATGTAAATATGTTACTTAGTGCAATTGCGTTAATTGAAACTGACGAGCTACTAGATGCTTTAATCACTTCTCCATTTGAATTGAAATCTAATCTATCACCTATTGCAATCCCACTTGAGCTTCCAGATACAACGTAACCCTCAAAATTATCAGTTATTGGTATTACCGTTGCCACATTAGTATTCTCATCTATATCAATGCATATTCCATACATATTCTTGCCATCAGAAACTTCTACTTGCACTTCATCAGATTTACTTGTTTCAATTTTTAATTTAACAGCACGTTTGTATGGAAATCCTAAAGATGGGTATTCTTCTAATTTATCTGTGCTACTTGATACAGATTGACATATAGCATCAAATGTTAAATTTTTATCTCTAAATCCAGTCTTGGCTTTAAAAACAGGTGACTCATCATCAAAACTTTTAGAGTATTTTCGCAATTTTAACAAATATTCTTTAAGTGTCTTACCTTGGTCTGTCTCTAGTACTGCTGCATGTCTTTTACTTCGACTCTTAACCTTTGTAGAAGGATCTTGCACGGACGCTCTCTGTTCTTGTTCTAGTTGTTGTTTTAAAACCTGGATAACTTCAGTATCATCCATTTGAGAATAAATATCAGAATCAACCGATTCATCTGGAACATTTGGTATTAAGTTTGGATCTCGATGATCTTCTCTACTCACCATTAATTAATCCCTCGATTCCCAAATATACTTACAAGTGCTATGTACAGGTTTTCATTAATTTTAAATGCCTTTGATAAGGCAGTACCATTAATAACACGAGAACCTGAACCGCTGTCATTTTCAATCTCTCCATTAGTATCAAATTTAACTTTGACACCTGGTGTAATTGAAGATTGACTACTCTTCTTTACTACTAAATATCCAGTAAAATTATCAGTTATTGGCATTACTGTTGCGGTCCCAGTAAATTCATCAATATCAATGCATATTCCATAAAGGTCAGAACCACCCCCAGCCTCAACACAAGGTTCATAACCATCCTCAAAAGATAACTTTACTCCTCTCTTGTATGGATATCCCTTAATTGGATGATTTTCTAACCTATCAACACTGCTGGCTATAGTCCCACCTTGATTTGCAAAGTGTATTCCTTTATCTTTAAAACCTATATCTACATGAAATAGACCAGCATCTCTATTTGGGTTCTTCATTAGGTCTTGTATTTCTTCTACTTTCTTTAAGTATTCTTCTCTAATCTGTGTTATAGTCTGTGACATATATACTTATCTCCTTTAAGCAGCTTTTTGACTTTTAAGCTTATAAAACTCATGTCTCATGTCTTTATAACCATTTGCAATAGAAATACTAAATTCATCAAAGTTTTGGGGACTAAAGTTAAAATTTAATATGGATATATCCTCATTTATTAAGTCAAGTTTAATCTCGCCTTTTGGACTGGAACTAGTAGTAGAGCGAGTTCTTTTTTTTATATTTGATTTAGCAAGGTTTACAAGTTGTTCAAGTACTTTTCCATCTAAATGTTGTACTTCCCTTACATTAGCAATAGCTTGAATATCATCAACCGGTACATATTTCCTAACAAGTTCCCTACGTTGTGCTTGTATTATATCTTTAAGTGAGTATCCCCTAGCAAGAAGTGTCTCTTTATTGAAATGTGAACTTAAATGTTTACGTGCTAAAGTATCAATCTCATTAATACGAGTAGCTTCACTTAGTAATCTATTTTCTTCTTCCAATCGCACTTGTGAATCAGCAAGCTCTTTTGATATCATCTCATTAATACTTAAATTCTTATCTTCAGATTCTTTTGCTGCTTTGTACGCTTTGTATTTTTCATATTCACTTTTATATTCTTCATATTCCTTATATTCTTTTAAACTTAAAGTAATACCATTGCTACCCTCCAAGTTATCCTCTACACTCTTAGCTAAGCCATCATTTTGTATGCTATCTATATTTTCTTGTATTTTTTGATTCATAAAATCTCCTTATTAACCTTCATAAAAAAATAATTTATGCTTTAAAACATTAAGTTCTCTTGTGCTTAATGTTTTACTTGACTCCAATTCCTTATATTTAAGGGCTAATTCTATAAGTCGCATATCACTCTCATACTTTTCTTCTTCAGTTAGTACATAAAGTGAATTAAATCTCATGTCTAAATGATAATGTTTAACAAGTTTACTATTACAACTAATCTCTAACTCTTCTTGAACACTTTTTAAAAAGTCATAATAATTAGACCTATCACCTTTACCATCATTCCCAAGCCCCTTGGTTTGTTCATTAAAACTTCTAGTTAATGGCTCTTTTGTGTCAGCACCAATCTTTGCCTTTACTAAGGCTAATGCGTCCTTTAAATAGGTTAAGTCATACTTAATAACTTCAAGTGACGCATCTGATGTTCCACTGTAAAAAATACCATTATTATTTATGTTAGATATAAGTTTAGAGAGCTCTCGCTCTAAATCTCTATTTACACTCTTGAGTGTGTTTATATGACTTTGCTCTTCATTTACATTTCTTTTAAACAGGTTAGAAAATATGCTTGGCTTATAATTAACACCTTTAGTTAAAAGCTCTAATGAGTTTGTAGCATCACTTAAGGCATCTTGTAATGTTGCTAATGATTCATCCTTATAAAATAAAAAGTTATGTTGCCCTATTCGCCGCTCTATTTCTTTATATATTTCTTCAAAAAGATATATATTAAGCAAAAAACTTTGCGTATAACATGGACTGTAGGCTTTAAGTATATAATC
This region of Borrelia puertoricensis genomic DNA includes:
- a CDS encoding DUF228 domain-containing protein; protein product: MSQTITQIREEYLKKVEEIQDLMKNPNRDAGLFHVDIGFKDKGIHFANQGGTIASSVDRLENHPIKGYPYKRGVKLSFEDGYEPCVEAGGGSDLYGICIDIDEFTGTATVMPITDNFTGYLVVKKSSQSSITPGVKVKFDTNGEIENDSGSGSRVINGTALSKAFKINENLYIALVSIFGNRGIN
- a CDS encoding DUF1357 family protein, with product MNQKIQENIDSIQNDGLAKSVEDNLEGSNGITLSLKEYKEYEEYKSEYEKYKAYKAAKESEDKNLSINEMISKELADSQVRLEEENRLLSEATRINEIDTLARKHLSSHFNKETLLARGYSLKDIIQAQRRELVRKYVPVDDIQAIANVREVQHLDGKVLEQLVNLAKSNIKKRTRSTTSSSPKGEIKLDLINEDISILNFNFSPQNFDEFSISIANGYKDMRHEFYKLKSQKAA
- a CDS encoding anti-CBASS protein Acb1 family protein, with amino-acid sequence MRVNFKISANELYKYSIFFRNYISNVAEDTLKNGITLNSINTVININDALEALKIELKTALLQCLISYRFNGVGYILVKTADALEDLHLSVNRELPTGFMYLDYNSVRDEGPDFTYITYNFKVNTDEKISYREVKIHKSRIIIHSNYDYILKAYSPCYTQSFLLNIYLFEEIYKEIERRIGQHNFLFYKDESLATLQDALSDATNSLELLTKGVNYKPSIFSNLFKRNVNEEQSHINTLKSVNRDLERELSKLISNINNNGIFYSGTSDASLEVIKYDLTYLKDALALVKAKIGADTKEPLTRSFNEQTKGLGNDGKGDRSNYYDFLKSVQEELEISCNSKLVKHYHLDMRFNSLYVLTEEEKYESDMRLIELALKYKELESSKTLSTRELNVLKHKLFFYEG